TAGATAGCAAGTACATGATCGAATTTGTATTCTCCTggttaattataatattataaactataaaaaaatattacatcgATTATTTTATAACGGACAATTACTTGTCTTACGGGCATTTAGACTTTACTGCAATCCTTAACTGTTACAGTAAATATTGTCTccgttaaaaacataatattttttttctgaaacttgAAACTCAGATCTTTTGATATAGAAACATTAATAATTctttaatcaattattttttgtaatttaatgaATTGGAAATATCTTTAAGATGTAACAAGTAGTGATAGTCTGATAAGATGTGCAAATAGGTGGTGGAGAGGAAGGCGTTTATATACTGAGTATTTGCCTCTATGTTTAGTAGATTTGTTATTTATGTGcgtttgttgttttagtttagTTTGACTTGAATAGATTCGTGATTTCTGTCTGTTTGATTTTAGTGTTTCAAAAGAGTTAAAACTACGAAAATAGATGGCAAGTACCTGATCGAGATGGTCATGTCATGTaggatttttattttccttgttTCTTTCTCGTTGTGCCATTCAGTGAATCAAGGTGATCTCTTGAAATTAGCCAAAACACTATGTGAGCAAGAGATATGAATAGCAATTATATACTGTATGTATCATAATTAAACTTACTTAACATATGGAAGTGACGTAATGCAGAATTGTTTCcgacatttttattataattcgcttgataaaacataaaaaaaggaaaatattctACAGAGGCTGTGGCCTTGACTGAACAATGTAAACATCTTCACCAACCAAACAACCTTCAACGTCTTGTGCACATCCAAAGTTCCTTTCAAGAAGAAACCAACCGAACCAAGTCTTTGACCTAGCTTATGTCTAAACAATGAGTCAGCCATTTTGTTCTTTTGAATTGGGAATCTGTGATCACATGTGTTTTAACAGAAGGAACAGTATCATGATAATTGAATTGTTTCGTTTTAATATAATCAAAATTGTTTATTTAGTGGTTTTATTTGAAAGAAAGCTAACGAGTCTTGAATCATTTTATGCTGGAACGTACTAACTAGTTTGAATAAGTCAAGATAAAACCagatatataatcaaaaaatttatcatttaaaatcTCATTTAATTTTCATgctaaagaaaaacaaatagatGACATCCTTAGCAATAAAGACACAAATCACAAATTGAATAAGATCAGATCAAGCGGTGGAGGAAGGTGATGAAGATGTTGTTGGTCTAGGAAGTCTCTGTGGGAGACCACATTTGGTCAAACATTCATCGTAACaaggtttgttttgtttgcCACAGGCTATGGAACATGTTCTGAAGCAATCGAATTTTGGATCTTGTGTTGGTTGGCTCTCATCAACATTGGCTCCATTGCATGCTTGTAAAACACACCCTATCATTATCAATGCCATCACCATACACACTTTTCCCGCCATTTTGTCTTTACAAGTTTATTAGGACTtgtgttttatttaattattgataGATGTGAGATGTGCAAATAGGTGATTGGAGAGGAAGGCgtatatatactgaatccttgcctttatatttagtatatttgtgtgtggttgtttttgttgtttgctatttttgtttggtttgactttgaatatagatttgttatttatgtttagttttacATAAATAGGATTGGCTAACTATTATTGGATTTTCGTATTGCCAAAAAGTTAGAACTATGAAAATAGATAGCAAGTACATGATCGAATTTGTATTCTCCTggttaattataatattataaactataaaaaaatattacatcgATTATTTTATAACGGACAATTACTTGTCTTACGAGCATTTAGACTTACTGCAATCCTTTACCGTTACAGTAAATATTGTCTCCgttaaaaacataattcttttttctttctgaaactTGAAACTCAGATCTTTTGatatagaaatattaataattttttaatcaattattttttgtcatttaATGAATTGGAAATATCTTTAAGATGTAACAAGTAGTGATAGTCTAATAAGATGTGCAAATAGGTGGTGGAGAGGAAGACGTTTATATACTGAGGATTCGCCTCTATGTTTAGtacatttgttatttatgtGTGTTCTATTGTTTTAGTCTAATTTGACTTGAATAGACTCGTGATTTCTGTCTGTTTGATTTTAGTGTTTTCAAAAGAGTTAAAACTACGAAAATGGATGGCAAGTACCTGATCGAGATGGTCATGTCATGTAGGATTTGTATTTTCCTTCTTTCTTTCTCGTTATGCCATTCATTGAATCAAGGTGATCTCTTGAAATTAGCCAAAACACTATGTGAGCAAGAGATATGAATAGCAATTATATACTGTACGTATCATAATTAAGCATACTTAACATATGAAAGTGACATAATGCAGAATTGTTTCcgacatttttattataattcgCTTGATAGAacataaaaaaggaaaagattCTACAGAGGTTGTGGCCTTGACTGAACAATGTAAACATCTTCACCAACCAAACAACCTTCAACGTCTTGTGCACATCCAAAGTTCCTTTCCAAGAAGAAACCAACCGAACCAAGTCTCTGACCGAGCTTCTGTCTAAACACTGAGTCAACCGTTAACCGTTTCTTGCTATAGTCAACGGTTAACCGAACGTATTTGCCATCAGCAGGACCTTTTCCTGACACAAGCAGCTCTTCACTGAAGTTTGCAAACGCTAAGGTTTCCACAATCCCATCAAGCTTACCCGAAGCAAGTCTCCACGGTGTTCCTCTCGTCCCTGAAGCTAAAGTCTCACCTAAACCAGGAGCTATCTCAGCTTCCACGAGGTTGCTGTCTGGATCAGCTGGACTTACAGTGTGAAGAACGAAAGATAAGTCAGGAGACAGCATCTCTTGAACTAAAACCGCCATTGAAGCTTCTCTTTGAGAGACACCAGCAGCTCTACGGCTCAGAACAGCTCTTCTTGTGTAGAGAGAAGCCCAAACTTGGCAAATAGAGTCAGAAAACACCAAAGGATCTGAGGGACTCACGTTGGGGATTGATTCGTAGAGTCCTGCTGCTGACATTCCAGCCAAGTCCTCAACGTTTGCGCTTGAACGAACAATGAGACGAGCTTCTTGGGGAAACGTTTTGCTTAtggtgttgattgtttctttaGGCACTTGCAGTGACTTCATCACTTCATGGATCTGATCACATATGCTGTCTAGCTCACCGCCTTCAGGTCTGGCTGTTTCTAACTTCTCTAACAGAGATGCAAACTTTTCTTCTGAGTTGCTTTGCTTCAAAGCTAGCTCCATTGATCCAAAAGGTATGACAACTCCAGCTGGAACCTTGAATGATGCTGGAACTCCGTTCTCGCTGTCCACTGCACATTCATTATAAAAATCAATAGGCGTTAGTTAGGCACTTTATATGGAATTGCTGATTAGTAGGGCGTCTAGACCGATTTTTTTAGTTcctaaactgatttttttttttttaataattgttcCATTTGGGTCCGTTTACTGACTAGTCGGAGGCCTAGGCGCTGCCTAAACTGATCTTTAGAAGATTGATAAACAGAAACCGCGCAAAATCAGATTTGGTTCCAGTGAGTTTAATCCTCTTGAGAGATTGGGAAAGCTTTACCTCTAGTAGAGGCTGCTGCTAAAGATGCAAGGAGACCACATGCAGCAGCTTTCGAACCAGATGTTGATGCATCTGAATCCGCAAGTTCTATGATTCCTCCACTAGGGATGTCCTATGGATGAACGTTGTATATCATCAGTCTGCTACCAGAGGGTTAAGTGTACAATCATAACTCTACCTTGGATGAGTAAAGGAGGCTGTCAGAAGATGAGGAGACAGGTTTTGACTCTTCATCATCCTTAGATACACTTTTATTATCAGTCTTTTTGCTAGCATCggatttggatttgggtttggatTTAGGAGTACGGCTCCTCTCTTCAGTTGAAAGTATCAGATTTACATGGCTTGGAGATGCTTCCAACCTGTAAGTTTCATAGTAGAGATAACATTATAGAAGAGACAGgagcttcttcttgttttttatgAGGGATTGAAGCTAATTAATATTACCTCACATATTTTCCCTCAAGTTGCCGTATATCAGCCACCttgtcatcatcatcacatgTCACAAAGACAATCTTCTCCTGTGGAAAACATTATGTAAAATGAAGAGTGTCAACGCTGCACTTCACTATAGAAGTTTATGGAAATGAAATAAGAGAGAAATGGTCATTTGCCTGCCGAGCTCTAACGCCAAGGTGAGACAAGTGAGGTAACTCCTGGAGAAGCATGACTCCGGCTATGTTTCCATTAGCAGCACTTACCTGTCAAAGCATGTTTATGAGGTAATCATTAGTTATGATGTTGAGAATCACGGTAAGGTTGAATCTTAGGTAAGAAACCTCTTCGTCGCCGTCAGCTTTGTTGACCAAGAGAATAATAGGACCACCACCAGTTGATGGTAATGATCCAGGCACAATGCTCTCAACCTGCAATTACAAAAGCCACAAATGTAAATCTCATCAAAGTTACAAAGTAGTAAACTCAAAATCTCAGCTATGTATTCTTTGCCTTCTCCATGTACCTGAACTAATGTCCCAGAAGTAGATCCAGGTACAATGACGTCCCAGCCTTCAGAACCAAGTGAGTTTCTTACAGCTTTTAGAAGAACAGTGCAGAGCTTTGAGATCTGAAAAATTATACTGCAAGGTGGAAGGAACCACAGGTTTAGTcagaagaaaataaatcaagagaACGAATGTTTTAAGTAATTATAACCAACAAAACATTCTCAAATGAGGTTGTTTGTACAGCTTAAGCCTTAAGCTAAGAACGGGCTTGAACTTACCCAGCACGAATCTCTGCTTCTGTATAGGTCTTGACACTGTTCTCTGGAATGCCTAGAGCTCTTCCTAGTATCTAAAATGATAAAACACGTTTCATATAGATTAGTAACAGAGTGATAATTTGATCACATTATGAGGAAAAGTCTGTACCTCAACATTAGGAGGGAATATTTGAAGAAGTAAATCAGAATATTCTGATGTTAATCTCCTTGCTCGATCAAGACTTGCTTTCAGCCTCATGGCCCAAATGGTTTTTCCATCCTCTTCCCCTTCATGAAAAAAAGAGGATGCATTTTCAGAACCAGCCTTACAACATCAGAGTAATATAAGAACGAGTTGATGTATGTTGAGAGAAGGTAGTAACCTTCTTTTTCAAGTAGATCTCTCTCTCGCCAAGCAAGGAGTTCATTTCCAATGGCTAAACACTCTTCTTGCTTCCAACCAGATATACCTACTTGCTGAACACCTAAGACCAAAGCATCTAGAGGATCTTTCCACGAGGCAACACTTCTTGACTCCACATCTTTTGCTAGTTGAACAGCTCCTCCCATAGATTCAAGAGCATTGAGGAATCTAACTCAAAATCATTTACAAGTTAAATAACATCCAAAGGAAGTACTTCAAAAGAATTGAAAAATTTATGCACACCTGCTTAGTAATACAAAAAAGTAGTCCTCAAGCCCAATCTCACAAAGACGCCACTAATCAAAGGtagcaaactatataaataaaatacattgCTACATGATAATGCTGAACTGTGTAGAAAAGAAGCTCACCTTCTGGCGCATTGCAACGGCAGCATCAGGAGCATCATTTCGCAAGCCGCTATTAAGTTCCTTAATGATTGATTCTCTTAGAGAAGCCAGAGAACGCATAGTTTTAATCAACTCCAAAACGCTGCTTGATTCTCCAGATGCGTCAAGGCTCTGGAAACATAAATATATCACAACTAAGACTCATGAAGCGACTACAAATAACAAACGTTGCAATTATTGTATTTAATAAGAGCTTACCTCTTTACACTCAAAAAACAACTTGAGAGCAGAAAGACCTCTCTCATCCATAGAAATCTTCATAGATTCAAGTTGTTCAGTGAGGCTGCAACAAGATACAAgagttatataaatatacagTAAGTGGGAGCATAGGTTTGCGTTTACCTTCCAGCATTAAAGAAATCCTTAAGCTCATTGTGGAATATTCTGAATTGCTCCACAAAGTCTCCACTGTATTTTCCTGGGGTCTCAGTGATTCTCTCAAGCATTGCTTCTGTTGCAATTAAATCTTCTGGACCCGCATTCCGGTGAAGCTTGTTTTGTATGGTATGTTTAATTTCTTGCTGGTACAAAGATTGGTTTATTATGAGTACTATGACAGTAACTGATCTAATGACTAAACAGAAAAAGAGAGTATTATTATTTACCTTGAGATCATGAGGAATGTCATTGCGATGGGCTATGTCTCTAATTCTGGTTAGAGGGACAGATGCAGTAAACTCTGCTTTGAAAGAAGGTAAACATGGATGGATTTTTCTAGCGACAAGCACTTCCTACAAAATAAAAGCATATACCAACTTAAGAGAAGCAAATGCGAAAGCCGAGAGAACTTGGAAGCAAACGTGTCACCTCTGCAGTAGCATCTTTCTTGCTGCAAATGTTCTCCAGCTCACGGAATATAAGCCTGGAAATCTCAGCGTGATGGTTTGGACGGTGATGCCCTCCATCTTCAAAGCAAGGAATCTGACCTGTGTTTATCCACTGCATACAAtgccaaacaaacaaaaatcgaaAAATAAACTAGGTGAACTCCCAGATATATAAGAGAAAAtatcaatgttcaagaaatcgctaGGCGGTGGTTAGGTGCCTTATCGAGGATTATTGTTTAGGCGGGCGCTTACAACGATTTTTAAAACAAAGCAATAAAGATTAGTgtattaagaaagaaaaaaaagagagaaacctTCAAATAAACTGCAGAGTAAATGAGCGCCTTCAACCGTTCCTCCCTCTCAACACTCCCAACTATGACCTCACTTACCAACTCAAGCTTTCAACACAAGTGTACACATCAACCAATTAGAGATGTTACATTctccaaaaaaatgaaatcttttaaCTAACAAAAGAACACATGCAAGATACCTTCTTCCGCCAGTTCCTAGAGCTGCGATCACCTTCCACCATCTTAAGAGCTGAGCCTTTAAGACCACTAGCATCCCAATTCCTCCCAACTTCTCTGTTTCCATGCTCATTAGAACGCATAAAGGAAGCATCTTTCCCTTGCCACTGCCCCCCCAATGTACTCTTCCGAAGCTGCGCACCATTATCACCACCACCAACGTCGTGGCTATCACTACTCTCCTccccaccaccatcatcatcaacaagAGGCAAATCAAGGGCTTCTCCAGTAGCATCCCAGTGGCAAACAACAGAGAAGCTCCCGGACTTAGGAAGCTTAAGGACTCGATTATCACCAGACTCCCATGAGAGTGAGCCATCTTTCTTGACGACGACGAACTTAAACTCCAAAGCCTCACCTCCGCTAAGCTCAAGCTCGCAAACCCATCCCTTCTCAGACCAAGCGAGTGGCGACTTCTCCTTCCAGGAACCGATCTCTTTAGCTGATCCAAACACAGCCACATGCTCGCCGAACTTAACTTGACGGTCAAGCCTCACGTTTAACTTCACTTTGGGCCCCGACCCATCTCGATTCTTCCTCTGTTCCTCACTGGGTCAGAtcaaagtttcgatttttagaACTCAAAAGGGTGATTTCGATCGAAAGGAAGAGTAAAGGAAGAGACTTTACATGGTGGAGGAGGAAGCAGAGGAGCAGCAGGTGAGGCGAGAAGGTGAGATTTTGAGACGGTGTGAACGGCGGGGAAGGTGAGCAGGTCTGCGAGTGAAGTGAACGAGACTGGGAAGAGAGGAGTTTCTCGTGGTGGTGAAGGTGAAAGGAGAGCCGTGGAAATGGCTGCCAATGCTCTCCATTGGAGTTTCTGTgtgataagttttttttttttgtcagtctTCAAATCTCAGGAAAGCCATTAACAGTCATAATATTAAAGGAGTTTTTTTTTCGCTTTTTTTCCattgggaaattgccaaaatATGTCGAAAAAATATCTTCCGTGACagagatattaatttttttcgtCGGTTTTATTGATACTCTTAAACCAAGGAGAAGCGATGaaatagagaatttttttattagaaaaaatacTTCTTAAACCATTCAATTCGTAAAATGTACGTAAAGGTAGATCACAGTAACTATCCTAGGAATTCGATTCGAGTTtaatactattttattattttaaaatagctGCAAGTATATATATTCTGCatttaatcaattaaataaCCATGTTCATATTAGactatttataatgtttttaaaaaaaatagaaaaagatttcaaatgtatgtatctaaataacaactttttattttttatttaaatataaagacatactattttattttaaatatagatgaaaatggtagttttatttaaaaatatgagtgagaattaaaaaattgtttctcTCAGTTTTATTacagaaaatatagagatatattgaaaatatttttaataagtaatattattttctatgttaaatttagtttttagattcCAAAATAGTACGTGTATaatatttattgaaaaaaaataagttggcTAAGTCCTAATTAGAAAAGTACTGACTGCTTATGGgcttttaacatatataatatagttaatGGGTTTGGGCCGGGCTAGAAAGAAGCGAAAGGGAAAGAAAGAGGCAAGAAGAAGCAAGCTCCTGGAGCTGGACCTACAGAGCCAACCATTGAGACAGAAGGAGATGCAGACAACGAACAGACTCTTCCTGGCTAAGAAAAGAGAAACCCAACCGTTGGTATGTTTGTGTTCTCactttttttctctattttcttctttttagctTTTATCGTTAAGTGACGATAAAAGGTCCATTAACATATTAAAAGGTGACTTTAACtccctaaaatctaaataaaggCGATCTTTTCTCCCAGGCGATCTTTTCGAGACGGTTTGGTAAAGAGAGTTTGACTTTCACGCGGTTTTGCTTTTCCCCGGTTTATTGCCTTTTTAGTCATGTTTACTAAACAGGCTTTTGTCTGACCTCTCCACCAACCCGGTTCCTTTTCCCCTTTTAGAAGTTTTTTCAAAATCACATACCACCTCTGGTTTTCTCTCCGACGACTTTCCACGGCAGAGGCCGCCTAGGCCCTGCCTCGGCTCACCACTACTCCTTCTCGTATGGAATTCAAACTGCTGATGGGAGAAGACAAAGTTAGGCTCATAAGAAAGGCCTAAACGAGGGTAGAGTCGACAGTTACTCCTCTACCACAACGTCATCACGTTTCAGGCCCCTACAGCCACATACCGACCACCGCCCCCGGCACAAGCCTATAACGTGGATACGCCGACGACCTCTATATCTCCACTTAAGCTCACACGAACTACTACAGGCTACTACATAGTAACCATACTTGCTTCAGACCCAAGTCACTCGCGCCCGTTTGCAAATGGCTAGGAGATACACATCTGAAGAGAAAGGCAAAGCTGTTGCCCACAAATCCACTGGACCTCCGCGTCTCAGGATGCGCGCACCGGAGTTCGACCCTACAGACCTGATTAAGGAAAATATGCTGACACTGGTGGGTAGATTGACGAATCCAAAAGAACAGAGGATGAGAGCCGTTCTCTCATACCTAGCGAGGAAATGGAACCTGGTGGAACAGGCTTCAGGGTCAGATCTAGGTAATGGGTGTTTCCAATTCCGCTTCAAGAAGGAGGAAGACCTCCGCGACGCCCTCAACAACAGACCGTATCAATTTGGGCGCTGGATGATTATAGTTCAACGATGGGAACCAATAATCTCTCAGAGTTTTCCATCGCAAATCCCGTTCTGGATATCATTAAGAGGAATCCCGCTTCACTACTGGCACGAAAAGGTGGTGCGCAACATAGGCCTCGAATTAGGGGAGCTTGATACTTATGAAGTGACGAAAACTACAGCTCGAGTCAGGGTAGTAGTAGATGGACTGAAACCATTGATAATGGAGGCTGCAATGGACTACGAGTCCGGAGAAGAGAGCATTATAGCACTGGAATATGAAAACTTG
The nucleotide sequence above comes from Brassica napus cultivar Da-Ae chromosome A9, Da-Ae, whole genome shotgun sequence. Encoded proteins:
- the LOC125577711 gene encoding uncharacterized protein LOC125577711 codes for the protein MAGKVCMVMALIMIGCVLQACNGANVDESQPTQDPKFDCFRTCSIACGKQNKPCYDECLTKCGLPQRLPRPTTSSSPSSTA
- the LOC106365883 gene encoding phosphoglucan, water dikinase, chloroplastic; this encodes MESIGSHFHGSPFTFTTTRNSSLPSLVHFTRRPAHLPRRSHRLKISPSRLTCCSSASSSTIEEQRKNRDGSGPKVKLNVRLDRQVKFGEHVAVFGSAKEIGSWKEKSPLAWSEKGWVCELELSGGEALEFKFVVVKKDGSLSWESGDNRVLKLPKSGSFSVVCHWDATGEALDLPLVDDDGGGEESSDSHDVGGGDNGAQLRKSTLGGQWQGKDASFMRSNEHGNREVGRNWDASGLKGSALKMVEGDRSSRNWRKKLELVSEVIVGSVEREERLKALIYSAVYLKWINTGQIPCFEDGGHHRPNHHAEISRLIFRELENICSKKDATAEEVLVARKIHPCLPSFKAEFTASVPLTRIRDIAHRNDIPHDLKQEIKHTIQNKLHRNAGPEDLIATEAMLERITETPGKYSGDFVEQFRIFHNELKDFFNAGSLTEQLESMKISMDERGLSALKLFFECKESLDASGESSSVLELIKTMRSLASLRESIIKELNSGLRNDAPDAAVAMRQKWRLCEIGLEDYFFVLLSRFLNALESMGGAVQLAKDVESRSVASWKDPLDALVLGVQQVGISGWKQEECLAIGNELLAWRERDLLEKEGEEDGKTIWAMRLKASLDRARRLTSEYSDLLLQIFPPNVEILGRALGIPENSVKTYTEAEIRAGIIFQISKLCTVLLKAVRNSLGSEGWDVIVPGSTSGTLVQVESIVPGSLPSTGGGPIILLVNKADGDEEVSAANGNIAGVMLLQELPHLSHLGVRARQEKIVFVTCDDDDKVADIRQLEGKYVRLEASPSHVNLILSTEERSRTPKSKPKSKSDASKKTDNKSVSKDDEESKPVSSSSDSLLYSSKDIPSGGIIELADSDASTSGSKAAACGLLASLAAASTRVDSENGVPASFKVPAGVVIPFGSMELALKQSNSEEKFASLLEKLETARPEGGELDSICDQIHEVMKSLQVPKETINTISKTFPQEARLIVRSSANVEDLAGMSAAGLYESIPNVSPSDPLVFSDSICQVWASLYTRRAVLSRRAAGVSQREASMAVLVQEMLSPDLSFVLHTVSPADPDSNLVEAEIAPGLGETLASGTRGTPWRLASGKLDGIVETLAFANFSEELLVSGKGPADGKYVRLTVDYSKKRLTVDSVFRQKLGQRLGSVGFFLERNFGCAQDVEGCLVGEDVYIVQSRPQPL